The Coturnix japonica isolate 7356 chromosome 8, Coturnix japonica 2.1, whole genome shotgun sequence sequence agaagggaaaacaaacaaccaaacaacaaaaccacacatGTGGAACCATTTTACGTTTGTAGAAGGAAATGTGCTTTCAGGAACTCTTTGGGAGATTTTTATGGGGAGGGGAGCCCCAGCTTTTTCCCACCttcctcatttctctgctgcccctctgccccaCCATGATTCATTCTGCCATGCCGGATCCTTACACATCTCCATGTCCCCTCTTTGAACTCTGTTCTCATCCACACTTCCCCCATTTTTAGCTTCCAGTTGCTGGTGGCTCTTGGCCCTGGTGCCAGCCTCGGGTCCACACAGACCCTgaccccagccctgcactgtcTGTCTGCAGTGATCACAGACCACATCCTCTCCTGCAGGCATGGTGATGCAGGTGGGAGCCTGGACATACAACTACAGCAAGGAGGACTTTGAGTGGAACAATGCCAGGAGATACTGCCAGCAGTTCTTCACCGACCTGGTGGCCATCCAGAACAAGGAGGAGATTGAGTACCTCAATCGCACCCTGCCCTATCATAGCAAATACTACTGGATTGGCATCCGCAAGCAGAGGGGTGTCTGGACCTGGGTGGGTACCGAGAAGGTGCTGACAGAGAAAGAAGCCAACTGGGCCACTGGGGAGCCCAACAACCGCAGGTCCAACCAGGATTGTGTGGAGATCTACATCAAGCGGCAGCTGGAGGCAGGCAAGTGGAACGATGAGCCTTGTACGAAGAAGAAGAAGGCACTGTGCTACAAGGGTGAGTGGTGAGAAtatggggagggctgggagcagggagagcaTCCCTTGATGACGGTCAATGTGCACAGCCTCCTGCCAGCCCTTGCTCTGTGGCCTGCATGGTGATTGTGTGGAGGTCATTCAGAGCTACAAGTGTGAGTGCCACCCTGGCTTCGAAGGGGACAACTGTGAGAATGGTGAGTACCCAGTAGGCTCTGCTTGGGGCTGAGGTGCTTGTCTTGGATGGTGCTTGCAGCTGTGTATTCCAAAAAGACCCCTCTTTTTTTGGAGAGCTCAAGCCCCAGCAAAGCGCACGGGTCTGTCATGCTGCTGACAGGCTGTGGCCACATCTCTCCTAGCCGTGCAGTGCCCTGTACTCAAGCCCAGAGGAGCGTACATGAACTGTAGCCATCCCTTTGGAGACTTCAGATACAACTCCACCTGCACCTTCTGGTGCCCAGAGGGGTTTGAACGGCGAGGTGTGGATGAACTGCAGTGCTTGGCTGAGCGGCAGTGGTCGGCGGAGACTCCCACATGCATAGGTAGGGACTGCCATGGACTGGGGCTCTGGAGCATGGAACTGATGCTCAGCATCATTTCCACAGTGGGTTCTGGTGTGTAGATGCAGCAAACCCTTGCAATTTCCCACGTGTTGATGCTCGCTCCCTGTTTGTGTTGGGGCACAACTGGTGTCCTGGCACCTCCGTTGTCTGAGAGGCACTGACTGCTCCTTGAGAAGCTGCTGGCCACTTCAGAAGGACTTGAAGAAGAGGAATGGGAGCTGTCACACGGCTGGGGGAAGGGTGCACCCTGACTGGGTTGGGTAGAAGGCCAAGAGGCAGTGAGATGGGGAGGAACAGGGCAGGCAGGAAACCACTGTGGGGAGAAAGCCGCAAAAGAAATGAGCTGTGGTGTGTTTTGCAGAGAAAGTCTTCCTGTTGGCATCTTGAGGGCTTGTAGCTGCCCCAGAGGCACTGAGCTATTTTGGGCTGGGGTTTGTGTGGAGCCTTGCTCCATCTGCTCTGTACAACAGGTCTGTGTGTGCGTACAAGGATGTGACAAACTGAGACCTGAAGCAGGTGCGAGACACAAAGGGGTATCTCCTGCATGGAGAGCCCCAGCAGTATGCACACCTTTAAAGCTAGAAGATTGCCTTGCAGTTAGTGCTGCCAGAGAGGAGGGGTAAGTAGGCTGGTAGCCCAGGGATTTCTGCTACTAAGGGAGCAGGGACCAAGGGCTGCTGTGATGTCAGTTTTGTGGAAGTCCCCCCATGCACCATCCAGCAAGTTGCCCTGACCTTTCCCGCTCCTGGCTTTCCAAGTTCCCACATCTGGTTTTTCAGAGCAcatctgttttttcctgcttgatgtaggactgatttttcttttctgcaaattTTGGCTGACGTGGTTGCCAGTGCTGATAACAGGGCTGCGCTAGTGAGTGTTGCCAATTGGCTTTAttacagcacaaagcacaggcTCTGACTGTGGAAGGGCTGAATGTGCCCTGGGCACAACAGGGACATGGGAGAAGCTGTGGTGCACAGCTGAGGGTGCCTGGTCAGAGCCCCATTCTCATTACAAAGACAGAGCTAGTGTGTCTGGGTGCTGGGTTGGGAGGTGGGCATCCTATAGGGAAACAGGCTCTGCTTAAGGAGTCCATGGTATTTGCCATGGTGACCAAGAGAATGCCAGGGATATAACCAGGTCCTGGTACAGCAGCAACTGCTTCTCATATGGAGCAAAAATCACTGTACCAAAGGTACTACCACTGTCCAAGGAAGTGAGGCTTGCCATCTGGTATTGAGGTAGGAAAGGCAGATCAAAGACATGTCACCACAAATTTGAGTTTATTAGGTTGGGATTAAGCACTAATCTCTGTATTCAGCTCCACCCAAATCCCCTCCTGAGACCTTTTCTCTTGCAGCTGTGACCTGCCCGGTGCTCAGTGCTCCAGAGCATGGAGAGCTGAACTGCTCCCACCTCCATGGGAACTTCACCTTTGGCACCACGTGTGGCTTCTCCTGCCAGCCAGGATTTGAGCTGATGGGGTCACAGAGTCACAAGTGCATGGCCACGGGGAAGTGGAGTGAGGACATTCCACGATGTAAAGGTAGAGATGCTGATAGAGCTTTGGGATGACACTAGGATGTTCTTTAGCCTCTTAGTCACAACATTTCAACCCTACAGTAACCTGGCTCCTGCTTGAAGTGTGCCTCTTTCCCCTGCAGCTGTCACCTGCCCGGTGCTCAGTGCTCCAGAGCATGGAGAGCTGAACTGCTCCCACCTCCATGGGAACTTCACCTTTGGCTCCAAGTGTGACCATTCCTGCCAAACAGGGTTTGAGTTGATGGGGCTACAGAGAAGTGAGTGCACAGCCAATGGAACCTGGACTGGGGACGCCCCACAGTGCAAAGGTAGAACTGTCGGTAAAAACGTTACTGGCTTGAGATTGGCCCTGGGATGTTCTCAGCTTCATTAACCTTCTCATCCCAGAAGCTTGAGCCTTGAAACTCGCTGGTCCTGCTTGAGGTGTGCTTCTTTTTACTTCTCAGCCATCACCTGCCCGGTGCTCAGTGCTCCAGACCATGGAGAGCTGAACTGCTTCCATGTCCATGGGAACTTCACCTTTGGCTCCACATGTTACTTCTCCTGCCAGCCAGGCTTTGAACTCATGGGGCACAGCACCCATGAGTGCACAGCCAAGGGGATCTGGAATGGGGACACCCCACAGTGCAAAGGTAGAACTGTCAGTAAAGACGTAGTGGCCTGAGACTGGCACTGGAATATTCTCAGCTTCATCAGCCTTCCCATCCCAGAAGCTGAGCCTTGCAGCTTCCTGGGTCCTGCCTGAGGTGTGCTTCTTTTACTTCTCAGCCATCACCTGCCCGGTGCTCAGTGCTCCAGAGCATGGAGAGCTGAATTGCTCCCACCCATGGGAACTTCACTTTTGCTCCACGTGTGGCTTCTCCTGCCAGCCAGGATTTGAGCTGATGGGGTCACAGAGTCACGAGTGCTTGGCCACAGGGAAGTGGAGTGAGGACATTCCACTATGCAAAGGTAGAGTTCCAGTAAGGACGTTACTGGCCTGAGATTGGACCTGGGATGTTCTCAGCTTTACTAGCCTTCTCATCCAGAAGCTGAGCCTTGCCAGCTTCCTGGGTCCTGCTGAGGTGTGCTTCTTTTACTTCTCAGCCATACCTGCCcagtgctcagtgctccagAGCATGGAGAGCTGAACTGCTCCCACCTCCATGGGAACTTCACCTTTGGCTCCACATGTGGCTTCTCCTGCCAGCCAGGATTTGAGCTGATGGGGTCACAGAGTCAAGAGTGCTTGGCCACGGGGAACTGGAATGGGGACATTCCACGATGCAAAGGTAGAGATGCTGATAGAGTGTTGGGACAACACTAGAATGCTCTTCATCCTCTTGGTCACATTTCAACCCTACAGTAACCCAGCTCCTGCTTGAAGTGTGCCTCTTTCCCTTGCAGCTGTTACCTGCCCGGTGCTCAGTGCTCCAGATCATGGAGAGCTGAACTGCTCCACCTCCATGGGAACTTCACTTTGGCTCCACATGTTACTTCTCCTGTCGCCAGGCTTTGAACTCATGGGTGGCCACAGCACATGAGTGCACAGCCAAGGGGATCTGGAATGGGGACACCCACAGTGCAAAGGTATAACTGTCGTAAATATGTTAATGGCATGAGATTTGCCCTGGGATGCTCTCAGCTTCATCAGCCTTCTCATCCCAGTAGCTGAGCCTTGCAGCTTCCTGGCTCCTGCCTGAGGTGTGCTTCTTTTACTTCTCAGCCAAACCTGCCcagtgctcagtgctccagACATGGAGAGCTGAACTGCTCCACCTCCATGGGAACTTCACCTTCGGCACCACGTGTGGGTTTCTCCTGCCAGCCAGGATTTGACTGATGGGGTCACAGAGTCACAAGTGCATGGCCAAGGGAAGTGAGTGAGGACATTCCACGATGTAAAGGTAGAGATGCTGATAGAGCTTTGGGATGATACTAGGATGTTCTTGAGCCTCTTGGTCACAACATTTTCAACCCTACAGTAACCTGGCTCCTGCTTAAAGTGTGCTCTTTCCCCTGCAGCTGTCACCTGCCCGGTGCTCAGTGCTCCAGAGCATGGAGAGCTGAACTGCTCCCACCTCCATGGAAACTTCACCTTTGGCTCCACATGTTATTTCTCCTGCCAGCCAGGATTTGAACTCATGGGGCCACAGCACCATGAGTGCACAGCCAATGGAACCTGGACTGAGGATGCCCACAGTGCAAAGGTAGAGCTGTTGTAAAGACATTACTGGCTTGAGATTGGCCCTGGGATGTTCTCAGCTTCATTAACCTTCTCATCCCAGAAGCTGAGCCTTGCAACTCCCTGTCTCCTGCCTGAGGTGTGCTTCTTTTACTTTCTCAGCCATCACCTGCCCGGTGCTCAGTGCTCCAGAGCATGGAGAGCTGAACTGCTCCCACCCTCATGGGAACTTCACTTTTGGCTCCACGTGTGGCTTCTCCTGCCAGCCAGGATTTGAGCTTATGGGGTCACACAGCAGGGACTGCATGGCCACTGGAACCTGGGCCGGGGATGCCTCGCAGTGCCAAGGTAGAGCTGTGGTGGTCACAGAGTTTCTCCTTCCTCAGAATCTGTCCCCAGTCTCCCTCTGTGAGATAGAGGAGCCATATGTGCTCAAGTGGTGTGAGTGGAATGGAGCTATGTAAGGATGCAGTAAGGGAGCCCCCCATCGCTGCCTTTATCCTGACGCTTTCTGTGACCCCAATGGGGCTATGCACAGTGGATATACAGCACCATGCGGAGGCAGACCCTCTGAAGACTCCAGTTCTTCTGAGAACTGCCAGGACAGTGCCCACTGCTCTGTACTAGCAGATTGCTTTCTCCACGCTCCCTTTTCCCTCAGCACCTCAGCTCATGGCAGCTCATCCACTGGCTCTTGTGCCCACATTTCACTGCCAACAATTCTGTCTCATCGgtgttgctgctgtgctctacctgcagccatcagctgtCCAGTGCTGGATGCCCCCAGCCATGGCTACCTCTACTGTTCTCATCCATATGGGAACTTCACATTCAACTCCACTTGCACCTTTTCCTGCAAGGAAGGATTTATGCATATGGGAGCAGAGATGCTCAGGTGTGCAGCAACAGGGAACTGGACCAGGCAACCCCCACTCTGTGAAGGTATGGTGGGGCTGTGCTTCCGAGCCTCCTACGGTGTATCTTGAGGATAGAGGAGGTACCCAGAAGCTTTGCTTCTTTGTAACCCCTCTGATAACAACCTGAGTGTTTGCGGGTCTTTTTCAGAGgattcttctgcctttttaaaaCAAGTCCTGGTTTACACCAGCACCAgtgctctgacagcagctggtCTTGTGCTCTCCGGAACGCTCATCGCCTTGCTTGCCAAGCAGCTCAGTGACAGAGGTACTGAAACACCTGCAGCCAATGCTTTGGCTAGGGATTCTCAGACCAGGTGGTTACAGAGCCCCCAAGGAAAGTGTGTTGATGAGAAGAGTTTATAGATGTGACTGTCTAAGTCCatgttctgtgtgctgtgggttGGCCCAGTCTAACAGCAGTTCCCCACTGAGAGGCACCAGCTACAACTTGGGGGCAGAGTCAGAAAAGCACCATAGTTGTTGAAGGGGCAAAAGGCAATTATCCCAGCATGAGATGGAATGGGGCTGCATGATaagtttgttttggtttgtcaGATCTTACTGCTGCCACTCAGGCCCCTCACTAAAAAGATCTGACTCTTTCTTTTATACCTGCAATCTCCATGGATGCTTCAACACCGCTCtcagaggagaagaagaagctCCTTAACCCCACCAGGTAAGACTTGCACTTGGCAGAAGGGTCTCTACCTGCAGACAGGTGGGTATCACTGTGGACAACTCCCTACTACCATCACCTCAATCTGCATGTACGAGGCTGCCCTTACAGCAGTAGTAGCATAGGTGTGGGCTGATGAGGTTGTGCCAACTGGTGTACCTCAAAATATAAGGATTCTGTAGCCTCTAATGGGTGCAGCCTGTGGGGAGAAATGGCTAAAATACATGTACTTTCCTCATGCAAGCATGatgtttcctgtttcttttcatttcttaccCTAAGCTGACGCTCTGTTTTTTCCCAGTGACCTGGGGGCACCAGGAGTATTCACCAACGCAGCCTATGACTCCACCTTGTAAGGTGAATGCCAGCGCAGTGCTTGCAGCACATTGGAAGGTGTGCGTGAAAAACCATCTCCTTCTGGGCAGCACGTGGGCTTATCTGGGTGGAAAACTCAGGGAGGGCGAGTGTCACTTGTGTCACTTCTTCCATCTCGCTGCAGGTGTAGCAGAGCCAGGAGCCCCGTCCCCACCAGCACCAAGACCTGACGGTACTTCGCTttgccctgcagcccctgcaaTAAGCTGCAATAAGGGGTTGGGACCGCACAGCTCCGTACCCACGCGTGGGCAGAACctctgaagagcagcagggGCGTGGAAAAGCGGACTGCAGCGccctcctgctggctgctggggcCGTGCTGTGGGTGCTCAATAAACACCTTTCCCCTCGACCTCGTTCCGCGTGTGCTCAATGCGAGGCGCTCACCGCGTGGGGGCGAAGCGCGATGGGGGCGGGCCTAGAATGTCCTCCCGCGGCCACCGTACGGGGGCGGGGCTTTGGGCGGAAGTATACGTGTGCGGGAGGAGGAAGGCGGAAAAGATGGCGGCGACGAAGGCCGAGTGGGAGCCCGCGGGGCTGTTACCGGCGGGGGGCGGCCTTGATTGGGGTAAgggcggccgggccgggggaGGGAGGGCTCCGAGAGCGGGTGGAGCTCGGCTCCGTTCTGCGCTGCCGGTGCTGAGGCCGCTATCTCCCCGCAGAGACGGTGCTGGGCgaggagctgggagagctgctcgGTGCTGCGGAGTCGCGACGAGCCGCCAGGGATGAACCAGACGTGAGTAACGGTGGGAAAGCGGCACTGCGGGGCCTTACGGACACCTGTAGGGCCTTACGGACACCTATAGGGCATTACGGACACCTATAGGGCAGTACGGACACCTGtagggcagggcagggctgttCCTTCTACGAACCGTCAGTAGCTATACGAGAAGCCTTGTCTCATGTATTCCAGCTGAGAACGTGATGCTCAAGGCTGTTATCTCTGATCAACTGAAGCAATAGTCCCTTTGCTTGACCAGAGACATAAGAATGTAACAGTTGATATATTGTGTATATTGTGTTcttatcttgtttttctttctgaacagtCGTTTCAGGATAATGATCTGTATAACTTCCATTTTGACTTGGATTTGATGTCCTGGGACTCGGACCTTTGGAATATTACAAGCCACTCTTTTTCAGGTAACTTACTAGCTGAATTTGGCAGGTATGACGGTTCCATCCTGCTCCACAAGGGTGAGCTGTTACAGCTTTATGGTACTGATGAGAAGAATCTTTAATCTCACATTTTTCTGCTGCGTCTTGCTTTGGGAGTTAAATAGCTGGTGTAGAGTGATGTTCCTAAACTGATTTGCTCTTGTTAAAGACTTGTACAgggaaaaattatttgtttatcGTTTGCAGATGCAGATGCAAATGTGAAGACGGAGCCCTTATCACCAGCCCCTTCAACATGTTCAGTCCCTTCTCCATCATCTGTGGACTCTCCGGTGCAGAATGTGCCTGTATGCAGAAACCTCCATGTAACACAGAGAGCAAGATTAATTCAAGCCCAGCTGAgacaagctgaaaaaaaaaattaatttatctaTTTGGTCAACTTCATAGCataaaatgaaactatttttatttttaaacccttgtaaaaacaactttccttcaattatgttttccttcttctagTCCTGTAATCCATTCCTAATCAAGCGTGCTCAGTTCTGTTTCCTCAGTTGTGTTTACTGGCCTGTTTGCCAAGCAAAATACCTTTTGAAGGCGTTTGAGTCTAGCAGTTGCTGGTCTCTCCATCCTTTTGTTCTGCTGGGAtggagtgctgctgctttggttgTCAGTGGTACCTGGCACTGACTAGAATAAGATATCAAAGGAAAGCCTTTCAGCCTTTCTCCTATTTCCTGTAGTAGCAACACCTGTAGTGAAAGACAGTTGTACTCTGAATTTCTAGTAGTCGCTTTTATCCATTTCTGAAACAGCAGTCTCATCTACTTTCTGTTTGCAGGATGATATGGACTTCAGCAGTTCCCAGATGTCTCCTATCTCCCTCTActgcaagagctccagaagcCCCGCATCCCCTGAAGGAGACACAGAGAAGAAACCAATTGTGGGCATCGCTTCTCGGTCTGGTATGAGAGATTGAGCTACTTAGATTCCACACCAATGGATACATCAGTTTTAATGGATATAGATGGATAATGAAACACACCAAAGGCCATGTTATCACTACTGAAGTTTTTCACTTTAGAATTTCTGATCcaattctttctcttcttttcctagCGAATAATTCTGTGAAGACTCTGAAGAGATGTGGTCAGACAGCGTCTAGGCCATCGATACAACCAAAACCTCTTTTGCCTGCTGTACCCGAGGCTCAGGCTAACATTGGCATCCCAGCTAAAACCATCATCATTCAGACGCTTCCAACACTTGTGCCACTGCCAAAGCATCAGCCAGTTGTTAACATCCAGCCAGCACCTCCTAAAGGTAGGTGAATTTGTCATCATGGAGACAGGTCCAGGGGGTAAACACCTTGTCTGTTTGGGATAGTCTCTAGTTTGAAGTTAGATTTGGCAGGTGAAACAGGAGgggtaggaaaaaagaaataggagggGTAGGGTTAAAAGAAGAGTAATGCCTGCTTTGCTGAGAAAACAGCCTCAATTCTTTCTTATATAGCTGTGTAAAAAACAGCAGGTACCTGAGAATTGTGTGGAATGGatcttctgctctgcttgtgATTGGCAAGTGATGCATAAGGTTAATCCAGTTGTGCTCTTGTTTTAACCAAAGGAAGCTCAATAGAGTCAGTTAGGATGGCTGAGTGAAACTTAGAAGCTTGGGAAGGAGCAATAAGCCATTTTCACCCTTCTGAAACATGAGTTTATGGCTTTTTATCTAActaaataacattaaataaGGTGTTACAAAGTTACAAAGTTGCTAAAAGTTAGGTGAGTGGGTATTAGGAGTTAAGTACTTCCATAAAACTATAAGCTGATGATAATGAGGCAAATAATTTCCTGTCCAtctgtatgttttcatttctcttgttACTCTGTAACTAGTTTATTTAAGCCTGGGTCTTCATTTCGGAATCCCAAGCATTATTTACTCTTCTGCTAAGAGAGCAGGAATATTAGTTTCATTGCAGAAATAGATGCAGTTGCTTGTTCTCACCACCTGATGGCTGCAGATTCTTGCAATTGACTACACAGACAATGactggaagggaaaggagataAATACATTCAGTGAAAGTATCTAGAAATTAttacaataatgaaaaatgtctttcttaCTAATTGCTCATCCATCAGGAGCTAAGCCATAGCTGGAGATGCTGACATTTGTTGCAACATGCCTAAGACTGTTAGACTATTTAAAACACAGGTCAGTGCAGTCAGCATGACCTAATTCTTACTGTCTGATGTTCCAGCTGATAAAATACCATCTGGAATAAGGGATGTCAGACGtatgaatttgttttgttataaatACAGTACTGTTGAGGATCAGCTTCTTTTCCCTGAGAGCAGCTTCTATGAGGCACTGGAGAGAAAGAACATATTTGCTTTGATGGCACATTTAGAAATTCTTTAGTGCTGCTCCTATCATAAAAACCATGGGGATTTCTTTCATTGTTAAAAATTCCCTGCACGTAGCAGGAGCTGCCAGACTAAGTTGTGCCTTTTAATTTCAAGGAGTGTGAAGAACGATGCCTTTATAGACCCTTTCATGAAAGCttaggagaagaaaacacaatgtTAGACCATCACATGTCCTACAcgtaaaaaaaaatgttggaagTATCTCAAATTTACCATTTGAAGTTCTTAAATAGGATAGCGCCAACTTACTGTGCCTTTTAAGATCATCTCTGCAATAAGGAGACCTAATCCTACACCTCAAACATAAGACCTTGGAGTGTTAGGTGAATGACTTCATCTTCCAGAAAGTTGGCTAAGTGTTGTAACACAGAGTCATGCATATTGGTTGGAATGTCAGCTGGAATGTGCTGCTTCTAAAAGGCAGCCAGGTCATCTTGTTACAAAGGATTAAAGAGATGTTCATGTGTTTTCATGCAAGAAAACATTACTCGAGCACCTGCCTGAGTTAAATGTAGTTCTTGGACTGAAATTTCTTGGATCTGAGTGTTCTTAATTCCCTTTCAAAGCTCTTTGGAAATTacctcatttcttctgcttgcttttctttaagctCTGTTCAGTTTGTGCACAGTGTTTCTAATATACGGCAGTACTTTTTATCCAACAACTTGGTCTGGTCTTAGTGTGAGTTGAGGTGTTAACTTGTGTTTTGAAAGtgtaactttgtttttcttttcatcctcttttgtgtgtgtgtgtgtgtatgagtcACTTCTGTGCAATAACGTTTCCTCTGAACACAGCAGTAGAATAGAGATGGAcaaaagggagaagaagaatTAAGATAAGCTGCTTAGGTTCCTTAGAAAGTTGCTTTGTGTGCTTCGAGTTTAGCAATACTGAAGCAAGTAATGTTTCTAAAAAGTGTtgatttttggattttttttatttcttttttggatt is a genomic window containing:
- the LOC107317183 gene encoding E-selectin-like — translated: MPWGLQKVPGDVSVVSSEAAAPCRLCQVLPAQGKGQVQQAPCSTSVGTTVGQHCTRRMRALSSCGVCCLSIAAFTCGMVMQVGAWTYNYSKEDFEWNNARRYCQQFFTDLVAIQNKEEIEYLNRTLPYHSKYYWIGIRKQRGVWTWVGTEKVLTEKEANWATGEPNNRRSNQDCVEIYIKRQLEAGKWNDEPCTKKKKALCYKASCQPLLCGLHGDCVEVIQSYKCECHPGFEGDNCENAVQCPVLKPRGAYMNCSHPFGDFRYNSTCTFWCPEGFERRGVDELQCLAERQWSAETPTCIAVTCPVLSAPEHGELNCSHLHGNFTFGTTCGFSCQPGFELMGSQSHKCMATGKWSEDIPRCKAVTCPVLSAPEHGELNCSHLHGNFTFGSKCDHSCQTGFELMGLQRSECTANGTWTGDAPQCKAITCPVLSAPDHGELNCFHVHGNFTFGSTCYFSCQPGFELMGHSTHECTAKGIWNGDTPQCKAITCPVLSAPEHGELNCSHPWELHFCSTCGFSCQPGFELMGSQSHECLATGKWSEDIPLCKAITCPVLSAPEHGELNCSHPHGNFTFGSTCGFSCQPGFELMGSHSRDCMATGTWAGDASQCQAISCPVLDAPSHGYLYCSHPYGNFTFNSTCTFSCKEGFMHMGAEMLRCAATGNWTRQPPLCEEDSSAFLKQVLVYTSTSALTAAGLVLSGTLIALLAKQLSDREEKKKLLNPTSDLGAPGVFTNAAYDSTL